One genomic region from Anabaena sp. PCC 7108 encodes:
- the mtnC gene encoding acireductone synthase, whose translation MTVTYQGNRLKIILTDIEGTTTDISFVHEVLFPYSAKHLSDWVYNHLELSIIQDIFQQVREINNQSNLDVESCLSQLMIWHTEDRKITPLKTLQGLIWEEGYDSGDLKAHVYPDAVKCLQHWYAKGLTLAVYSSGSIAAQKLLFKNTLMGDLTPLFSMYFDTTTGNKTESQSYLTIAEELLVLPPEILFLSDSSKELAAASAANFNVCGLNRQTTSVDHDFIYVNNFSQIPLKFL comes from the coding sequence ATGACAGTTACTTACCAAGGCAACCGACTTAAAATTATTCTGACCGATATTGAGGGTACTACCACCGATATTAGTTTTGTACATGAAGTGCTTTTTCCGTATTCTGCAAAACATTTATCAGACTGGGTATATAATCACCTAGAATTGTCGATTATTCAAGATATCTTCCAACAAGTTAGAGAAATTAATAACCAATCAAATCTTGATGTGGAAAGCTGCCTGAGTCAGTTGATGATTTGGCACACTGAAGACCGCAAAATTACTCCATTAAAAACTCTACAAGGTTTAATCTGGGAAGAAGGTTATGACAGTGGTGATCTGAAGGCTCATGTGTATCCTGATGCTGTCAAATGTCTTCAACATTGGTATGCTAAGGGTTTAACCCTAGCTGTCTATTCTTCCGGTTCTATTGCTGCTCAGAAACTATTGTTTAAAAATACTTTAATGGGGGATTTAACTCCATTATTCTCCATGTACTTCGATACAACTACAGGCAATAAGACGGAGAGTCAGTCTTACCTTACCATTGCAGAAGAATTACTTGTCCTCCCGCCAGAAATTTTGTTCCTGTCTGACTCTTCAAAAGAGTTAGCTGCGGCCAGTGCTGCTAATTTCAACGTTTGTGGATTAAATAGACAAACTACATCTGTAGATCATGACTTTATATATGTGAACAATTTCTCGCAAATTCCTTTAAAATTTTTATAA
- a CDS encoding polysaccharide biosynthesis/export family protein, with protein MRTFSALCFLTIQVCVSLITSIPPVVAQPSTSSEPAPEQFSAPAASNENQEISPQFSRYFLGIGDGIAVVVQRPPGIYRLGVGDSIAVTVERFPDLSFQAAINLEGNIVVPLLGVISLQGLTLQEAQEKIRSSLDRYVINPKILLSLSGQRQDLSFQGTISQDGNILVPQVGKVFIQGLSLEEAQEKIRLALSPITTDTVILSLTQMRPVQITITGEVFRPGIYSAGSGMPRITDLLPLAGGSTLTADLRQVLIRRQLTDGSIVSQTINLYTALQNGGSLPQVRLQDGDSIIIPRRELGTDDGYDRKLVARSNLAIPQIKVRVLNYAAGGISLQSLPNGSTFLDVLGSVPLNTANLRDIALVRFDPEKGKAVTQRLDAKKALSGDVSQNVALQDNDVIVVGRNLVGKLTNLLSTITQPYFNVQSFIRFFENFGSGLFGGGSN; from the coding sequence ATGCGTACATTCAGCGCCTTGTGTTTTTTAACTATTCAGGTATGTGTTAGCTTAATCACATCCATCCCACCTGTTGTAGCCCAGCCTTCGACATCTTCAGAACCAGCACCAGAGCAATTTTCCGCACCTGCTGCCAGTAATGAAAATCAGGAAATTTCACCACAATTCAGCCGCTATTTCTTAGGGATAGGAGATGGAATTGCCGTCGTTGTTCAGCGTCCTCCTGGAATTTACCGCTTAGGAGTTGGAGATTCTATTGCTGTAACAGTTGAGCGGTTTCCAGACTTAAGTTTTCAAGCGGCAATTAATTTAGAAGGAAACATTGTCGTACCGCTGTTGGGAGTCATATCTTTGCAAGGCTTAACTTTGCAAGAAGCACAGGAAAAAATTCGCTCTAGCTTAGATCGTTATGTCATTAATCCAAAGATATTATTATCACTAAGTGGGCAACGTCAAGATTTGAGTTTTCAAGGAACAATTAGTCAAGACGGCAATATATTGGTTCCACAAGTCGGGAAAGTTTTTATACAAGGCTTAAGTTTAGAAGAAGCCCAAGAAAAAATTCGCTTGGCCTTAAGTCCGATTACTACTGATACAGTCATATTATCTTTGACACAGATGCGTCCAGTACAAATTACAATTACAGGGGAAGTATTTCGTCCAGGAATTTATTCTGCGGGTTCAGGAATGCCGCGAATTACTGATCTTTTGCCTTTAGCAGGTGGTTCTACCTTGACCGCTGACCTCAGACAAGTGCTAATTCGTCGTCAATTAACTGATGGTTCCATAGTTTCACAAACTATTAATTTATATACGGCTTTGCAAAATGGTGGTTCACTGCCTCAGGTGCGCTTACAAGATGGGGATTCAATAATTATACCTCGTCGAGAACTTGGTACTGATGACGGTTATGATCGTAAATTGGTGGCACGTTCAAATTTAGCTATCCCCCAGATTAAAGTCCGAGTTCTCAACTATGCTGCGGGAGGAATTTCCCTTCAATCGTTACCCAATGGCAGTACATTTCTAGACGTGTTAGGAAGTGTTCCTCTGAATACTGCTAATCTTAGAGATATTGCATTGGTTCGTTTTGATCCTGAAAAAGGAAAAGCTGTTACTCAAAGACTTGATGCGAAAAAGGCACTTAGTGGCGATGTTTCTCAAAATGTAGCATTACAAGATAATGATGTAATTGTTGTTGGCAGAAATCTTGTTGGTAAACTTACTAATTTATTGAGTACTATCACCCAACCTTACTTTAATGTACAATCATTTATCCGCTTTTTTGAAAATTTTGGTAGCGGCTTATTTGGTGGTGGGTCAAATTAA
- a CDS encoding bifunctional serine/threonine-protein kinase/formylglycine-generating enzyme family protein: MLLGGRYEMIEVLGTGGFGVTYKATDTQKPSKPICVVKELLPQHHFNVRVANFFDKEARILEVLGTHSQIPHLLAYFEENQKFYIVQEFIQGRCLDKEILRGKQLSEGYVTKLLQDVLEVLAFVHQQGVIHRDIKPPNLIRRQQDGKVCLIDFGIVKEMATQMLNSHGNLQSSIVAGTYGYMPSEQARGKTVFQSDIYAVGITAIQALTGLHPQNIEENPETGELEWKQAVQVSNNLTEVLTKMVRRHYSLRYSNAQTALADLKKLTSSLPTVIPVPTPVRNIYYQETANLAQQSNGKFSSTVLKILEVKRIELGLSELEAREIRSAVLQPYRESERQQLRMRQEQESKLKEYQQVFMNAVNKQYPFSPSMIKDLKDYRQFLGLKNEEIAMIEQQILAFKRAEYERQQQEIKKINQNQQSISTGSIAGNNPQPESENILSDKLESSSIFKTKLVEFETAELILKSRFLGLGTAWEIQRSQKKAELFLEELENGIILELVIIPSGTFLMGSPENELESTDRGSPQHQVTIKPFFMGKFTVTQAQWKAVSCFPKVQIDLNPDPSHFKGANRPVEQISWYEAQEFCARLSRKTGKLYRLPSEAEWEYACRAGTTTPFYFGATLSTNLANYNGEYVYSNGSKGVNRKETTNVGTFPANAFGLHDMHGNVWEWCEDGWYDNYIGAPIDGSARLSRSDKHPRRLLRGGSWSYRPVYCRSAYRVNYVATCKDFNHGFRVACSATS, translated from the coding sequence ATGCTGCTAGGTGGACGTTATGAAATGATCGAAGTCTTAGGAACTGGTGGTTTTGGCGTTACTTATAAAGCTACAGACACCCAAAAACCCAGTAAACCTATATGTGTGGTGAAGGAACTTCTCCCTCAACACCACTTTAATGTTCGTGTTGCGAATTTTTTTGATAAAGAAGCAAGAATTTTAGAGGTATTGGGTACACATTCTCAAATTCCTCACCTACTAGCGTACTTTGAGGAAAACCAAAAATTCTACATAGTGCAGGAATTTATTCAGGGACGGTGTTTAGACAAAGAAATTCTCCGCGGTAAGCAGCTTAGTGAGGGTTATGTCACAAAATTATTACAGGATGTTTTAGAAGTTTTAGCATTTGTCCACCAGCAAGGGGTGATTCACCGCGATATCAAACCGCCAAATCTCATTCGGCGACAGCAAGATGGCAAAGTATGTTTAATTGACTTTGGAATAGTCAAGGAAATGGCTACCCAAATGCTCAATAGTCATGGTAATCTGCAAAGTTCAATTGTGGCAGGTACTTATGGTTATATGCCATCAGAACAGGCTAGAGGAAAAACTGTTTTTCAAAGTGATATTTATGCTGTCGGGATAACTGCTATTCAAGCCTTAACAGGTTTACATCCCCAAAATATTGAAGAAAACCCAGAAACAGGAGAATTAGAATGGAAACAAGCAGTCCAAGTCAGTAACAATTTAACGGAAGTACTCACAAAAATGGTGCGTCGTCACTATAGCTTACGCTACTCCAATGCTCAAACAGCTTTGGCGGATTTAAAAAAATTAACTTCTTCTCTACCTACAGTAATTCCAGTTCCTACTCCTGTCAGAAATATATATTATCAAGAAACAGCAAATCTCGCTCAACAAAGTAACGGAAAATTTTCTTCTACAGTGTTGAAAATATTGGAAGTTAAAAGAATTGAGTTAGGCTTATCTGAACTAGAAGCACGGGAAATTAGATCAGCAGTTTTACAACCCTATCGAGAGTCTGAACGTCAACAACTAAGAATGCGTCAGGAACAAGAAAGCAAGTTGAAAGAGTATCAACAAGTATTCATGAATGCTGTTAACAAGCAGTATCCTTTTAGTCCATCAATGATTAAAGACTTGAAAGACTATCGTCAATTCCTAGGTTTAAAGAATGAAGAAATTGCTATGATAGAGCAACAAATTCTGGCTTTTAAAAGAGCAGAATATGAACGTCAACAACAAGAAATAAAAAAAATAAATCAAAATCAGCAATCTATTTCAACAGGTTCAATAGCAGGAAATAATCCTCAGCCAGAATCAGAAAATATATTAAGTGACAAACTAGAATCTTCTTCTATTTTTAAAACTAAATTAGTTGAATTTGAGACGGCAGAACTAATTTTAAAATCTAGATTTTTGGGTTTAGGAACAGCCTGGGAAATTCAGCGCAGTCAGAAAAAAGCAGAGTTATTTTTAGAAGAATTAGAAAATGGCATAATTTTAGAACTAGTTATTATTCCTAGTGGTACTTTTTTAATGGGTTCACCAGAAAATGAACTAGAAAGCACCGATAGGGGAAGTCCTCAACATCAAGTGACTATCAAACCATTTTTTATGGGGAAATTTACTGTCACCCAAGCACAATGGAAAGCTGTTTCTTGTTTCCCAAAAGTTCAAATTGATTTAAACCCAGACCCATCTCATTTTAAAGGTGCTAACCGACCAGTCGAACAAATATCATGGTATGAAGCACAGGAGTTTTGCGCGAGATTATCACGAAAAACAGGTAAATTATATCGTTTACCCAGTGAAGCAGAATGGGAATATGCTTGTCGTGCAGGTACAACTACACCATTTTATTTTGGTGCTACTCTTAGCACTAATTTAGCAAATTATAATGGTGAATATGTTTATAGTAATGGCTCAAAAGGTGTTAACCGCAAAGAAACTACAAATGTAGGAACTTTTCCCGCTAATGCTTTCGGTTTACACGATATGCATGGTAATGTATGGGAATGGTGCGAAGATGGTTGGTATGATAATTATATAGGTGCGCCAATTGATGGTAGTGCGCGACTGAGTAGAAGTGATAAACATCCTCGTCGTTTGCTGCGCGGTGGTTCTTGGTCTTATCGTCCTGTTTACTGTCGTTCTGCGTATCGCGTTAATTACGTTGCGACTTGCAAGGATTTCAATCACGGTTTTCGTGTTGCTTGTTCTGCTACGAGTTAG
- a CDS encoding polysaccharide biosynthesis tyrosine autokinase — MTPPIVKRYIIAFEKYKWVGIASSCLVVAGSIVVAIQPDPPVTYVAQSALNYVSPTISFSKTGTDIQEQGKELTEDILLSNQILETVAAKVKTKPKTIGSNVTIKFPKGDKSGKLNSIILSYVDSNPNRAKEVLNELMKLMVQLSGEINTGRLKTIIKKLNDRLPEFKQELQAAENKLEEYDRRERPAIFAAENGSLLGGITSSQNQQRQIQFTISGIDAQIRSLENKLGLTVGQAYVSSALSADPIIASLRSQIYQVESQIAVLKKDLRPEHPTMIQLQRQKEASEELLQERASEVLGGGGMAAPIRGNVTGIRTQSSLDPTRQALANQMVALQTQRETLEQQLKQQKQQEEQLRRESSLVPNKQLERSRLEQVVGLKKAIYDQMQAKLTDAKTAEAETVSSLSIANQPTVSATQIKPKSVPSTLAIGGFLGVVIGGGIIFLLGSLEGTFKTREDIRESLKQKEVLLLGELPLIPVDDLDQEALPVLLSSDSPYLEFYEKFRSNLRRIGGQNLKVILITSVSSQEGKTVSAYNLGIASALAGKRTLIIETDLRSPSRASALKVSPDSYATIEPLLYYSSLSDCIRLVPDVENLYIIPSAGPVRQSAAIIESGEMRRLIEDARERYDLVILDTNPLSISNDPLLIQPYSDGIILVARPNHTQENMLGEAIDQLVEDELGLLGAIINGADIKVNIPAPVVELLVSPPEIDLEVIEPAAEISTIFGKK; from the coding sequence ATGACACCACCAATTGTTAAACGTTATATAATTGCATTTGAAAAGTATAAATGGGTTGGAATAGCTAGTTCTTGTTTAGTAGTAGCTGGTTCTATAGTAGTTGCAATACAACCAGATCCACCAGTTACCTACGTAGCACAATCTGCTTTAAACTACGTTAGTCCAACAATTTCTTTCTCCAAAACAGGGACAGATATTCAAGAACAAGGTAAAGAACTAACAGAAGATATTTTATTATCCAACCAAATTCTTGAAACTGTGGCAGCTAAAGTCAAAACTAAACCAAAAACGATTGGTTCTAATGTGACAATTAAATTTCCTAAGGGAGACAAAAGTGGGAAATTAAACTCCATTATCCTGAGTTATGTAGATAGCAATCCTAACAGAGCTAAAGAGGTATTGAACGAATTGATGAAGTTAATGGTTCAGTTAAGTGGTGAGATTAATACTGGACGATTAAAAACTATTATTAAAAAATTAAATGATCGCTTACCAGAGTTTAAACAAGAACTCCAAGCCGCTGAAAATAAACTAGAAGAGTATGATCGCCGAGAAAGACCAGCAATTTTTGCAGCTGAAAATGGAAGTTTGCTAGGTGGGATTACGTCTAGCCAGAATCAACAAAGACAAATTCAATTTACCATTTCTGGGATTGATGCCCAAATCCGTAGTTTAGAAAATAAATTGGGGTTAACAGTCGGACAGGCTTATGTTTCTTCAGCTTTGAGTGCCGATCCAATTATTGCCAGCTTGCGATCGCAAATTTATCAAGTTGAATCACAAATAGCTGTTCTTAAAAAAGATTTACGACCTGAACACCCCACAATGATTCAATTACAGCGTCAAAAAGAAGCCTCTGAAGAATTACTTCAAGAACGTGCCTCTGAGGTGTTAGGTGGTGGTGGGATGGCAGCTCCTATCCGGGGTAATGTTACGGGGATTCGTACCCAAAGTAGTCTAGATCCCACGCGACAGGCATTAGCAAACCAAATGGTAGCTTTGCAAACTCAACGAGAGACCCTAGAACAACAACTAAAACAGCAAAAGCAACAAGAGGAACAATTAAGGAGAGAATCTTCTCTTGTACCCAATAAACAATTAGAGCGATCGCGTTTGGAGCAGGTAGTTGGACTGAAAAAAGCTATCTATGACCAAATGCAAGCCAAGCTAACTGACGCTAAAACTGCAGAAGCAGAAACTGTCAGTAGTCTCAGTATTGCTAATCAGCCAACAGTGAGTGCAACACAGATTAAACCAAAAAGTGTGCCTTCTACATTAGCTATCGGTGGCTTCTTAGGTGTAGTTATTGGTGGGGGTATTATATTTTTGTTGGGGTCATTGGAAGGAACTTTCAAAACCAGAGAAGATATCCGCGAAAGTCTCAAACAAAAGGAAGTGCTACTGCTAGGAGAATTGCCTTTGATCCCAGTTGATGATTTGGATCAAGAAGCCTTACCAGTCCTGCTTTCTTCAGACTCGCCATACTTAGAGTTTTATGAAAAGTTTCGTAGTAATTTGCGCCGGATAGGTGGTCAAAACTTGAAGGTGATATTGATTACTAGCGTCAGTAGTCAGGAAGGGAAAACAGTCAGTGCTTATAACTTGGGTATAGCTTCCGCACTGGCTGGTAAAAGAACCTTAATTATCGAAACCGATTTGCGATCGCCCTCCCGTGCTTCAGCCTTGAAAGTTTCTCCTGATTCCTATGCTACTATTGAACCTCTGCTTTATTATTCCAGCTTGAGTGACTGCATTCGCTTAGTTCCCGATGTAGAAAATTTATACATTATTCCCAGCGCCGGACCAGTACGTCAATCTGCTGCTATTATCGAATCAGGGGAAATGCGCCGTCTCATAGAAGACGCACGCGAACGCTATGATTTAGTTATATTGGATACCAATCCTCTCAGTATTTCCAATGATCCATTATTAATTCAACCCTACAGTGATGGTATAATTCTGGTGGCACGACCAAACCATACACAAGAAAATATGTTAGGTGAAGCCATTGATCAATTGGTAGAAGATGAGTTGGGGCTGTTAGGAGCTATTATTAATGGTGCTGATATCAAAGTTAATATACCTGCACCAGTAGTAGAATTACTTGTCTCGCCGCCGGAAATAGACTTAGAAGTTATCGAACCAGCAGCCGAAATTTCAACTATTTTCGGCAAAAAATAG
- a CDS encoding rhomboid family intramembrane serine protease: protein MFPLYDENPTRITPYFTYGLIGMNIFIFWHEVNLSNGQLEQFFQLYAVVPQELTNNFAGEWTTLFTSQFLHGGWWHLISNMLYLWIFGNNIEDRLGHFKYLIFYLFCGASAALCQWFIGMNSAIPSLGASGAIAGVLGAYLLWFPQAKIKTLVFLGFFVTIINVPAVVMIGLFFIQNLISGFASLQASANMSVETGGVAYWAHIGGFVFGMIFAPLFRLLQRD from the coding sequence GTGTTTCCTCTTTACGATGAAAACCCAACACGAATCACTCCGTATTTCACTTACGGATTGATTGGAATGAATATTTTCATTTTCTGGCATGAAGTAAATTTGTCTAATGGGCAATTAGAGCAGTTTTTTCAGTTATATGCTGTAGTACCACAAGAGTTGACAAATAACTTTGCTGGGGAGTGGACAACGTTATTTACTTCACAATTTTTACATGGTGGTTGGTGGCATCTCATATCAAATATGCTGTATTTATGGATATTTGGTAACAATATTGAAGATCGCTTAGGACATTTTAAATATCTAATTTTTTATCTGTTTTGTGGTGCTTCTGCTGCCTTATGTCAATGGTTTATTGGTATGAATTCTGCTATTCCTTCCTTGGGGGCTAGTGGTGCAATTGCTGGGGTCTTAGGTGCATATCTGCTTTGGTTTCCTCAAGCAAAAATTAAAACCTTAGTTTTCCTAGGTTTTTTTGTCACCATCATCAATGTTCCCGCAGTGGTAATGATTGGTCTTTTCTTTATTCAAAATTTGATTTCTGGTTTTGCTAGTCTGCAAGCATCTGCCAATATGAGTGTAGAAACTGGAGGTGTTGCTTACTGGGCGCATATCGGTGGTTTTGTGTTCGGGATGATTTTTGCTCCCCTGTTTAGGTTGCTTCAGCGTGATTAG